From one Culex quinquefasciatus strain JHB chromosome 3, VPISU_Cqui_1.0_pri_paternal, whole genome shotgun sequence genomic stretch:
- the LOC6038397 gene encoding TM2 domain-containing protein almondex, which translates to MFGRDCVRLNLKSVMFLIVAVIMSHVRITQTSVHSNSPEVIPTKQEKSNSDNDRSAVLINTSNKIPSDTSHCPNDTLCSVLPNSCLACPTIPPQCIYGSEVTVSCSPKPTVLCRNEPLPSPSSSSSPNAVNSQGSVEIKRRTLCRYCYQTERWEQICEQKGGCNSVDSQFKTNCTVNGEILCFGNRTFMRKVPCNWTQGYRWSTTLILSITLGGFGVDRFFLGHWQEGIGKLFSFGGLGVWTLIDVLLISLHYLGPADGSLYI; encoded by the exons ATGTTCGGCAGAGACTGTGTGCGGTTGAATTTGAAGTCAGTTATGTTCCTCATCGTGGCCGTCATAATGTCCCACGTGCGAATTACGCAAACAT CTGTTCACTCAAACAGTCCAGAAGTTATT CCTACAAAGCAAGAAAAGAGCAACAGTGATAACGATCGATCTGCAGTTTTGATCAACACTAGT AACAAAATCCCCTCCGACACGAGCCACTGCCCGAACGATACGCTCTGCTCGGTCCTGCCCAACTCGTGCCTCGCGTGTCCCACAATTCCGCCGCAGTGCATTTACGGGTCGGAAGTGACCGTAAGCTGCAGTCCGAAGCCGACGGTCCTGTGCCGGAACGAGCCACTGCCGTCACCGTCGTCCTCATCCTCGCCGAACGCCGTCAACTCGCAGGGAAGCGTTGAGATCAAGCGGCGTACGCTCTGTCGGTACTGCTACCAAACTGAACGCTGGGAGCAGATTTGCGAGCAGAAGGGCGGCTGCAACTCGGTCGATTCGCAGTTCAAAACCAACTGCACCGTCAACGGGGAGATCCTGTGCTTTGGCAATAGGACGTTTATGAGGAAAGTGCCCTGCAACTGGACGCAGGGCTATCGTTGGTCGACGACGCTGATTCTGAGCATCACGCTCGGTGGGTTTGGGGTTGATCGATTCTTCTTAGGGCACTGGCAGGAGGGTATCGGGAAGCTGTTCAGTTTTGGGGGGTTGGGTGTTTGGACGCTTATTGACGTGCTGCTGATCTCGTTGCACTATCTGGGACCGGCTGATGGGTCGTTGTATATTTAA